One Streptomyces sp. R28 DNA window includes the following coding sequences:
- a CDS encoding endo-1,4-beta-xylanase, protein MGSYALPRPAIRRKIRGLLLALIVGVLGVVTALVAPPTAHAAESTLGAAAAQSGRYFGTAIASGRLGDSAYTSIAGREFNMVTPENEMKIDATEPQRGQFNFTAGDRVYNWAVQNGKQVRGHTLAWHSQQPGWMQSLSGSTLRQAMIGHINGVMAHYKGKIVQWDVVNEAFADGSSGARRDSNLQRTGNDWIEVAFRTARAADPAAKLCYNDYNVENWTWAKTQAMYAMVRDFKQRGVPIDCVGFQSHFNNDSPYNSNFRTTLQSFAALGVDVAITELDIQGASATTYANVTNDCLAVPRCLGITVWGVRDTDSWRAEQTPLLFNGNGSKKPAYTAVLNALNGGTSTPPSGSGQIKGTGSGRCLDVPGSSTTDGTQLQLWDCHNGTNQQWTYTAAGELRVYGDKCLDAAGTGSGVKVQIYGCWGGDNQKWRLNSDGSIVGVQSGLCLDAAAGGTANGTLIQLYSCSNGSNQRWTRT, encoded by the coding sequence ATGGGCTCGTATGCCCTTCCCAGACCCGCTATCCGCCGGAAGATCCGCGGCCTGCTGTTGGCGCTGATCGTCGGCGTTCTCGGTGTGGTCACCGCACTGGTCGCGCCGCCGACCGCACACGCCGCAGAGAGCACGCTCGGCGCCGCGGCGGCGCAGAGCGGCCGCTACTTCGGCACCGCCATCGCCTCGGGCAGGCTGGGCGACTCGGCGTACACGTCGATCGCGGGCCGTGAGTTCAACATGGTGACGCCCGAGAACGAGATGAAGATCGACGCCACCGAACCGCAGCGGGGCCAGTTCAACTTCACCGCCGGTGACCGCGTCTACAACTGGGCGGTGCAGAACGGCAAGCAGGTGCGCGGTCACACCCTGGCCTGGCACTCCCAGCAGCCCGGCTGGATGCAGTCCCTCAGCGGCAGCACGCTGCGCCAGGCGATGATCGGTCACATCAACGGCGTGATGGCCCACTACAAAGGCAAGATCGTCCAGTGGGACGTCGTGAACGAGGCCTTCGCCGACGGCAGTTCGGGAGCCCGCCGCGACTCCAACCTGCAGCGCACCGGGAACGACTGGATCGAGGTCGCCTTCCGCACGGCGCGCGCCGCCGACCCGGCCGCCAAGCTCTGCTACAACGACTACAACGTCGAGAACTGGACGTGGGCCAAGACTCAGGCCATGTACGCGATGGTCCGGGACTTCAAGCAGCGCGGTGTACCGATCGACTGCGTCGGCTTCCAGTCGCACTTCAACAACGACAGCCCGTATAACAGCAACTTCCGCACCACCCTGCAGAGCTTCGCGGCCCTCGGCGTCGATGTGGCCATCACCGAACTCGACATCCAGGGCGCCTCGGCCACGACCTACGCCAACGTGACCAACGACTGCCTGGCAGTCCCGCGCTGCCTCGGCATCACCGTCTGGGGTGTGCGCGACACCGACTCCTGGCGAGCGGAGCAGACGCCGCTGCTGTTCAACGGCAACGGCAGCAAGAAGCCCGCCTACACCGCCGTCCTCAACGCGCTCAACGGTGGCACCTCCACGCCCCCTTCGGGTTCCGGACAGATCAAGGGCACCGGGTCGGGCCGCTGCCTGGACGTGCCCGGCAGCAGTACCACCGACGGTACTCAGCTCCAGCTGTGGGACTGTCACAACGGCACCAATCAGCAGTGGACGTACACCGCCGCCGGTGAGCTCAGGGTCTACGGCGACAAGTGCCTGGACGCCGCCGGTACCGGCAGCGGCGTCAAGGTCCAGATCTACGGCTGCTGGGGCGGCGACAACCAGAAATGGCGCCTCAACTCCGACGGATCCATCGTCGGCGTCCAGTCCGGGCTCTGCCTCGACGCCGCCGCGGGCGGCACCGCCAACGGCACCCTGATTCAGCTCTACTCCTGCTCGAACGGCAGCAACCAACGCTGGACCCGCACCTGA
- a CDS encoding RICIN domain-containing protein produces the protein MVAVTLAIGMLAAVNPAPAEAATVDTNAWYVLVNRNSGKALDVSGTSTADGARVSQWTRSDGANQQWQFVDSGDGFYRLKARHSDKVLDVAGASTADGAAIQQWADHNGANQQFRLADSDAGHVRLINRTSGKAVEVQGASTADGGNVVQYTDWGGANQQWQMVKLSSGSGGGCGSAPTLSSGTHTIQSGGKSRSFILRVPANYDNSHRYRLIFAFHWRGGTAGEVASGGTSGNAWSYYGQQEQSNNSAILVAPQGLGNGWANSGGEDITFVDDMIRRIEGGLCVNPAQRFATGFSWGGGMSYALACSRANVFRAVAVISGAQISGCSGGTQPIAYFGIHGVSDSVLNIAQGRSLRDKFVSNNGCTPQSPREPAPGSRTHITTTYSGCRAGYPVQWAAFDGGHAPGPVDGSSGDSGVATWTKAEIWRFFAQFQ, from the coding sequence CTGGTGGCGGTGACCCTCGCGATCGGCATGCTCGCCGCGGTGAATCCGGCGCCCGCCGAGGCGGCGACGGTGGACACCAATGCCTGGTACGTCCTGGTCAATCGCAACAGCGGCAAGGCGCTGGACGTCTCTGGCACGTCCACCGCCGACGGCGCGCGGGTCAGCCAGTGGACGCGCAGCGACGGAGCCAACCAGCAGTGGCAGTTCGTGGACTCCGGCGACGGCTTCTACCGCCTCAAGGCCCGGCATTCGGACAAGGTTCTCGACGTGGCCGGCGCCTCGACCGCGGACGGTGCCGCGATCCAGCAGTGGGCCGACCACAACGGGGCCAACCAGCAGTTCCGCCTGGCCGATTCCGACGCGGGCCACGTCCGGCTGATCAACCGCACCAGCGGCAAGGCGGTAGAGGTCCAGGGCGCCTCCACCGCCGACGGAGGCAACGTCGTCCAGTACACCGACTGGGGCGGCGCCAACCAGCAATGGCAGATGGTCAAGCTGTCGTCCGGTAGCGGGGGCGGATGCGGCAGCGCACCGACTCTGTCGAGCGGTACGCACACGATTCAGAGCGGCGGCAAGAGCCGTAGCTTCATCCTCAGGGTCCCCGCCAACTACGACAACAGCCACCGCTACCGGCTGATCTTCGCGTTCCACTGGCGGGGCGGAACCGCCGGCGAGGTCGCCTCGGGCGGTACGAGCGGGAACGCCTGGTCCTACTACGGCCAACAGGAACAGTCGAACAACAGTGCGATCCTCGTCGCCCCTCAGGGCCTCGGCAACGGCTGGGCCAATTCGGGCGGTGAGGACATCACCTTCGTCGACGACATGATCCGGCGAATCGAGGGCGGCCTCTGTGTCAACCCGGCACAGCGTTTCGCCACGGGATTCAGCTGGGGTGGCGGTATGAGCTACGCACTCGCATGCAGCCGCGCGAACGTCTTCAGGGCCGTCGCGGTCATATCCGGCGCTCAGATCAGCGGATGCAGCGGCGGCACCCAGCCCATCGCCTACTTCGGAATCCACGGCGTCAGCGACTCCGTTCTCAACATCGCGCAAGGACGGTCCCTGCGCGACAAATTCGTCAGCAACAACGGCTGCACCCCCCAGAGCCCGCGCGAGCCCGCGCCGGGCAGTCGAACGCACATCACCACCACCTACTCGGGCTGCCGTGCCGGATACCCGGTTCAGTGGGCTGCGTTCGACGGAGGCCACGCACCCGGTCCGGTCGACGGCTCCAGCGGCGACAGCGGCGTCGCCACCTGGACCAAAGCAGAGATCTGGAGATTCTTCGCACAGTTCCAGTGA
- a CDS encoding PP2C family protein-serine/threonine phosphatase, whose translation MTLRAWVDLRDSWRPGHVPALVVIPLGLIVTVCVVDVLAPPHIHLGPLLVAAPAITVAYAGARVTALMGALAVAAQVLIGVLRGVLTTANIQAQIAALIVVSSICVTICVVRDRRERQLHRVRSVAEAAQSVLLQPLPTHAGPLRIAGLYLPAEEEAELGGDLYAAARTDHHSTRLLIGDVRGNGMAAISNTALLLGAFRAAAHRQATLPRLAVHLDGAFRWDTSQWRSEAAQDTSEDFATAILLDIPDHDPVVHLIACGHPPPLLLRGNQLTPLTTEASHLPIGFGGVFGVGTYDVQTFPFEVGDLLLLYTDGVIEARNAAGVFYPFTERAQDWTTDDPDQLLHHLREDLLAHVQGHLDDDAAVVVIRRQAV comes from the coding sequence ATGACCCTTCGAGCTTGGGTGGATTTGCGTGATTCCTGGCGGCCGGGTCATGTACCGGCGCTGGTCGTGATCCCGCTGGGGCTGATCGTCACAGTCTGTGTGGTGGATGTGCTGGCTCCGCCGCATATTCACCTTGGTCCACTGCTGGTGGCGGCGCCCGCGATCACGGTGGCGTACGCCGGGGCCCGTGTGACGGCGTTGATGGGAGCGCTCGCGGTGGCGGCCCAGGTGCTGATCGGTGTACTCAGAGGGGTCCTGACCACGGCGAACATTCAGGCCCAGATCGCTGCGCTGATCGTCGTCTCGAGCATCTGTGTCACGATCTGCGTTGTGCGGGACCGGCGCGAGCGGCAGCTGCACCGTGTGCGGTCGGTGGCCGAGGCGGCGCAGAGTGTGCTGTTGCAGCCGCTGCCCACACACGCCGGTCCGCTGCGGATCGCCGGCCTCTACCTCCCCGCGGAAGAAGAAGCCGAGCTGGGCGGAGACCTGTACGCGGCTGCACGGACCGACCACCACAGCACCCGGCTCCTCATCGGCGATGTACGGGGAAACGGCATGGCCGCGATCAGCAACACCGCCCTGCTGCTCGGGGCCTTTCGCGCAGCTGCCCATCGGCAGGCCACCCTTCCCCGCCTCGCTGTCCACCTGGACGGCGCGTTCCGCTGGGACACCAGCCAGTGGCGATCAGAGGCTGCGCAGGACACCAGCGAGGACTTCGCCACCGCCATCCTGCTCGACATTCCCGACCATGATCCGGTCGTCCACCTCATCGCCTGCGGTCACCCACCGCCACTCCTCCTTCGCGGGAATCAGCTCACCCCACTCACCACCGAGGCCAGTCATCTTCCGATCGGATTCGGTGGGGTCTTCGGCGTCGGCACCTACGACGTCCAGACCTTCCCGTTCGAGGTCGGCGACCTGCTGCTCCTCTATACGGACGGTGTCATCGAAGCGCGCAATGCCGCCGGTGTCTTCTACCCGTTCACCGAACGGGCGCAGGATTGGACAACGGACGACCCCGACCAACTGCTGCACCATCTTCGGGAGGACCTGCTGGCCCACGTCCAGGGACACCTTGATGACGACGCGGCCGTGGTCGTGATCCGACGCCAGGCAGTCTGA
- the uppS gene encoding polyprenyl diphosphate synthase, which translates to MGFPPVPPTCVYQRSGIHDAALRRGYEACRRATRATGEIEYAVSLLLPPPLRTATWALYGAVRAVDDLADAPGSAGEADPGRAGRLEAWISAFDTDVREGRGSDPVRQALIHTMLTWNLPPGFLHTLFEELRQDVQGRQFTTWQEWRNYNRLINTPLMLRAGSLLLRAAGLSTEPEAIAASVPEAAVAWQTAVDAIYLTDALVDLSDDLDRGHVPLPQEALDEVGVRRTDLLARRATPEFEELVRRLADRARTWLNRTPLPPVLHPAVGVALGAYTDLYRLRLKAAADVPAALLHRRPALPRTARLRLLLPAQAKAALAWGLFPFPIQPCPPQLAPAQAPEGPGGAKETRSPAAQRHPAVPPPPHPSGARPPQLPGEAMPRHVAIVMDGNGRWATARGLPRTDGHRAGADALIDVVHGALEIGLKYLTVYAFSTENWKRPAGELHALMCEIPQGVRRMVDEKLDVRVRWAGARSRLPVDVIEELLEAERTTRDRTGMTLTLCVNYGGRAEITAAAAKIVQEAVAGKVDPGSISEHAFARYLHVPELPDVDLLLRTGGDQRTSNFLPWHATYAELLFLDTPWPDVDRRTLWDAIEQCAHRTRRYGSVPRIPAQHAPRGGQGAPAT; encoded by the coding sequence ATGGGGTTTCCCCCCGTACCCCCCACCTGTGTCTACCAACGCAGCGGCATCCACGATGCCGCCCTGCGCCGCGGCTACGAGGCGTGCCGCCGCGCCACCCGCGCGACGGGCGAGATCGAGTACGCCGTCTCGCTGCTGCTTCCGCCGCCGCTGCGGACCGCCACCTGGGCTCTGTACGGCGCCGTCCGGGCCGTGGACGACCTGGCCGACGCGCCCGGATCCGCCGGCGAAGCGGATCCGGGGCGGGCCGGGCGGCTGGAAGCGTGGATCTCGGCGTTCGACACAGACGTGCGCGAAGGCCGCGGTAGCGACCCGGTACGGCAGGCACTGATCCACACCATGCTGACCTGGAACCTGCCGCCGGGATTCCTGCACACACTGTTCGAGGAGCTCCGCCAGGACGTCCAAGGACGGCAGTTCACCACCTGGCAGGAGTGGCGGAACTACAACAGACTGATCAACACCCCGCTCATGCTGCGCGCGGGCTCACTGCTGCTGCGAGCTGCGGGCCTGTCCACCGAACCGGAAGCGATCGCCGCAAGCGTGCCCGAGGCGGCCGTGGCCTGGCAGACCGCCGTCGATGCGATCTACCTCACCGACGCCCTCGTCGACCTATCCGACGACCTCGACCGCGGCCACGTACCGCTGCCGCAGGAGGCCCTGGACGAGGTCGGCGTGCGCCGGACGGACCTGCTGGCCCGGCGCGCCACCCCGGAGTTCGAGGAACTGGTGCGCCGCCTGGCCGACCGGGCCCGCACCTGGCTGAACCGCACGCCGCTGCCGCCGGTGCTGCACCCGGCGGTCGGCGTCGCGCTCGGCGCCTACACCGACCTGTACCGGCTGCGCCTGAAGGCCGCGGCCGATGTCCCCGCCGCGCTACTGCACCGTCGCCCAGCCTTGCCGCGAACCGCCCGACTGCGCCTGCTACTGCCCGCCCAGGCGAAGGCCGCGCTGGCCTGGGGCCTGTTCCCCTTCCCCATCCAGCCCTGCCCCCCGCAACTCGCACCGGCGCAGGCGCCCGAAGGGCCTGGCGGGGCCAAAGAGACCCGCTCGCCCGCCGCTCAGCGGCACCCGGCCGTCCCTCCACCACCCCACCCCTCCGGCGCCCGCCCGCCCCAACTGCCCGGCGAAGCCATGCCCCGCCACGTCGCGATCGTGATGGACGGCAACGGCCGCTGGGCCACGGCCCGCGGCCTGCCCCGCACCGACGGCCACCGTGCGGGCGCCGACGCACTGATCGACGTCGTCCACGGCGCCCTGGAGATCGGCCTGAAGTATCTGACCGTGTACGCGTTCTCCACCGAGAACTGGAAACGTCCGGCCGGCGAACTGCACGCGCTGATGTGCGAGATCCCCCAGGGGGTGCGTCGTATGGTGGACGAGAAACTGGACGTCCGCGTGCGCTGGGCCGGCGCCCGGTCCCGCCTGCCGGTCGACGTCATCGAGGAACTCCTCGAGGCCGAGCGGACCACCCGCGACCGCACCGGAATGACCCTGACCCTGTGCGTCAACTACGGCGGCCGCGCCGAAATCACAGCAGCCGCAGCGAAAATCGTCCAGGAAGCGGTCGCCGGGAAGGTCGACCCCGGCTCCATCTCCGAGCACGCCTTCGCCCGCTACCTGCACGTCCCCGAACTGCCCGACGTCGACCTGCTGCTGCGCACCGGCGGCGACCAGCGCACCTCCAACTTCCTCCCCTGGCACGCCACCTACGCCGAACTGCTGTTCCTCGACACCCCCTGGCCCGACGTCGACCGCCGCACCCTGTGGGACGCGATCGAACAGTGCGCTCACCGCACCCGCCGCTACGGCTCCGTCCCCCGTATCCCCGCCCAGCACGCCCCACGCGGTGGACAAGGAGCACCGGCGACATGA
- a CDS encoding DUF6114 domain-containing protein, translated as MTTAIRPGWRSGWRGWRRGRPFAAGLLLGLGGLELIGVSWVGLGFLRFTGTAGAASWTLGAVFVVAGATTWRNPALRYFSGVLAAVMSLVSLVAANLGGLLLGFLLTAVGSALALAWIPQQTPSTPQEEA; from the coding sequence ATGACTACGGCGATTCGACCCGGTTGGCGGTCCGGGTGGCGGGGGTGGCGTCGGGGCCGCCCGTTCGCGGCAGGCCTGCTGTTGGGACTCGGCGGACTTGAGTTGATCGGCGTCTCCTGGGTGGGACTGGGATTCCTGCGGTTCACCGGCACCGCGGGGGCCGCCTCGTGGACCCTGGGCGCCGTGTTCGTCGTCGCCGGTGCGACGACGTGGCGCAACCCGGCCCTGCGCTACTTCTCCGGCGTCCTGGCCGCCGTGATGTCCCTGGTCAGCCTGGTCGCCGCCAACCTCGGCGGCCTTCTCCTCGGCTTCCTGCTCACCGCCGTCGGCAGTGCCCTGGCCCTGGCCTGGATCCCCCAGCAAACACCTTCGACCCCACAAGAGGAGGCGTGA
- a CDS encoding DUF6230 family protein: MINNDLLVRTCGGRTSRCRFAPALAPLLAGSSVLLAGSAAGAVSVAFSGELPVTVHAARVSGSRVSASPAASGHGGLLPALATRMEQATVDDACVTSTAHLPAVGAVTAVVRIERAAATDLTVEAGRSTARTVTLSGARFSTPQVSLDRPTGLFTVGAQKVSGSEVSVQPHAFTAGTITSRGVTIEMRQGEGGCEPGTAR, translated from the coding sequence ATGATCAATAACGACTTGCTCGTGAGGACATGCGGCGGGCGGACGAGCCGCTGCCGGTTCGCCCCGGCGCTGGCTCCCCTGCTGGCTGGTTCCTCCGTCCTGCTGGCCGGGAGCGCAGCAGGTGCCGTCTCCGTGGCGTTCTCCGGGGAGTTACCGGTCACGGTCCATGCCGCGCGGGTGTCCGGGTCGAGGGTGTCGGCCTCCCCGGCCGCCTCGGGCCATGGCGGACTACTGCCGGCGCTGGCCACGCGGATGGAGCAGGCGACGGTCGACGACGCCTGCGTCACCTCCACCGCCCACCTGCCAGCCGTCGGAGCCGTCACCGCCGTCGTGCGCATCGAGCGGGCCGCCGCCACCGATCTGACGGTCGAGGCGGGCAGGTCCACGGCCCGGACAGTGACGCTCTCCGGCGCCAGGTTCAGCACCCCGCAGGTGTCCCTGGACCGGCCCACGGGCCTGTTCACCGTCGGCGCGCAGAAGGTCAGCGGCAGCGAGGTGAGCGTGCAACCGCATGCCTTCACGGCCGGGACGATCACCTCCCGGGGTGTCACCATCGAGATGCGTCAGGGAGAGGGCGGCTGCGAGCCGGGAACTGCCCGATGA
- a CDS encoding neuraminidase-like domain-containing protein: protein MQAGSDGGHGGEDLDAESVSPAARFARVLTKLNPHLRRTLSEITVKQQLGAAVGLDQASADVLLGAWLRSPSKPLALEDFLTSRFVGSDPSVVITRGGFPEQFTTLILLHRVALVLTRLRITAEQIPWVFDFAASSGWLDLNLLPPRPFPGASPLFARFVRLLDLARLRDRVPGAARTLRAVFTVARDPQATVDTVLDEIGDQTRWDRSDLGTLCGPDLLNLPGPADFRAETGPRALLAAVTLLRRTGVSAERATGWLAPTPTAGAAQTAWQAAKAQHPLADWPSTGGALQDRLRERRRASLVAYLTANPFPDQSGRPFWHDSATLFDYFLLDVEMGACQLTTRIAQAVFSVQLFVQRLRLNLEYVSPNPYGPDLWRDWDWMRSYRLWEANQKIFLYPENYFEPDLRTTKSPFFTELENTLLQKELTSENAVRAVEQYVAQLDKASRMRPCGVYTDVPEGGTESTLHVCAHTVSTPREYYIRSWTKKREWTPWERIDLDIESDTLIPVMWNGRLHLFWPTYTLASDPGEVKMPQGTSPMEQPERYWKVQLNWSRRVNGTEEHERHAQDRRPLLQHRSRTLRHQESVARELLFPALHRPPHR from the coding sequence TTGCAAGCGGGCAGCGATGGTGGCCACGGAGGTGAGGATCTGGACGCGGAGAGCGTCTCCCCGGCCGCGCGGTTCGCCCGGGTGCTGACCAAGCTCAACCCCCATCTGCGCCGCACGCTCAGCGAGATCACCGTGAAGCAGCAGCTGGGGGCCGCCGTCGGGCTCGACCAGGCCTCCGCCGACGTCCTGCTCGGCGCCTGGCTGCGCTCCCCGTCGAAGCCGCTCGCGCTGGAGGACTTCCTCACCTCCCGGTTCGTCGGCAGCGACCCCTCCGTGGTGATCACCCGGGGCGGCTTCCCCGAGCAGTTCACCACGCTGATCCTGCTGCACCGGGTCGCGCTGGTGCTGACCCGGCTGCGCATCACCGCGGAACAGATCCCCTGGGTGTTCGACTTCGCGGCGAGCTCCGGCTGGCTGGACCTCAACCTGCTGCCGCCCAGGCCCTTCCCCGGGGCCTCCCCGCTCTTCGCCCGCTTCGTGCGGCTGCTCGACCTCGCCCGGCTGCGCGACCGCGTCCCCGGCGCCGCCCGCACCCTGCGGGCCGTGTTCACCGTGGCCCGCGATCCGCAGGCCACCGTCGACACCGTGCTCGACGAGATCGGCGACCAGACCCGCTGGGACCGCTCCGACCTCGGCACGCTGTGCGGCCCCGACCTGCTGAACCTGCCCGGCCCGGCCGACTTCCGCGCCGAGACCGGACCGCGTGCCCTGCTCGCCGCGGTCACCCTGCTGCGCAGGACCGGCGTATCGGCCGAGCGGGCCACCGGCTGGCTCGCCCCCACGCCCACGGCGGGGGCCGCGCAGACCGCCTGGCAGGCAGCCAAGGCCCAGCATCCCCTGGCCGACTGGCCATCGACGGGCGGAGCCCTGCAGGACCGGCTGCGCGAGCGCCGACGTGCCTCGCTGGTCGCCTACTTGACGGCCAACCCGTTCCCCGACCAAAGCGGCCGGCCGTTCTGGCACGACTCGGCCACCCTCTTCGACTACTTCCTGCTCGACGTCGAAATGGGCGCCTGCCAGCTGACCACCCGGATCGCCCAGGCCGTCTTCAGCGTCCAGCTCTTCGTCCAGCGCCTGCGGCTCAACCTGGAGTACGTCTCGCCCAATCCGTACGGGCCCGACCTGTGGCGGGACTGGGACTGGATGCGGTCCTACCGTCTGTGGGAGGCCAACCAGAAGATCTTCCTCTACCCGGAGAACTACTTCGAACCGGACCTGCGCACCACCAAGTCCCCGTTCTTCACGGAGCTGGAGAACACGCTGCTCCAAAAGGAGCTGACCTCCGAGAACGCGGTCCGCGCGGTGGAACAGTACGTCGCCCAACTCGACAAGGCGTCCCGGATGCGGCCCTGCGGGGTGTACACGGACGTACCGGAGGGCGGAACCGAATCCACCCTGCACGTGTGCGCCCACACCGTCTCCACCCCTCGCGAGTACTACATCCGCTCCTGGACCAAGAAGCGGGAATGGACCCCCTGGGAGCGCATCGACCTGGACATCGAGTCGGACACCCTGATCCCGGTGATGTGGAACGGCCGGCTGCACCTGTTCTGGCCCACGTACACGCTCGCCTCCGATCCGGGCGAGGTGAAGATGCCGCAGGGCACCAGCCCGATGGAGCAGCCGGAGAGGTACTGGAAGGTACAGCTCAACTGGAGCCGGCGGGTGAACGGGACAGAAGAGCACGAAAGGCACGCTCAGGATCGACGCCCCCTACTACAACACCGCTCCCGAACTCTTCGGCACCAAGAGTCCGTGGCACGAGAACTTCTGTTTCCGGCCCTTCACCGACCCCCACACCGGTGA